GGGGCGCTCTTCAAAGTCCGCGGGTGAGAACTTCCAGTGCTTCTTCTTCTCGTCGATGCGCTCCTGCAGGCGGCGGGTCTGCTCGTCGCGAGAGATGTGCAGGAAGAATTTCAGGATCACGACGTCGTTGTCCGAGAGCATGCGCTCCCAGTCGTTGATCTCGTCCAGATGGCGCGCCGCCTCCTTCGCGCTCATGTGCCCATGCACGAACGGCGACAGCACATCCTCATAGTGCGACCGGTTGAAGATGACGATCATGCCCTTCGGCGGAACCTCCGCATGACAGCGCCAAAGGAAGTCGTGCCGCTGCTCCAGCTGAGTAGGAACTTTGAAGGAGGCAACGTTGCAGCCCTGTGGGTTGACGCCGGCGAAGATGTGCCGAATCGCACCATCCTTGCCCGCCGTGTCCATGCCCTGCAGCACAATGAGCAGCCCCTTCGATTGCGAGGCGTAGAAGAGCTCCTGCAACTCGTCGAGTTTCCTGGTGTGCGCGAGGGTCGCGGTATCCATCGCAGCTTTGTCAGAGAAGCCGCCCATATCATCCGTTGGCAACTGGGAGAGCCGGACCTTAGTGTGCGGTTTCACCAGATAGGGCGATTTCAGCTTCATTGGCGGCGACCCTCCTAAATACGAAGACGACGGCTGCGTCGCAGACCGTCGTCCTTATTGATGCGAGAAATTCTCGCATCATGAAATCTGATCGTCTAGACCGAAGTGGGTGGCTTCGGCGCCTCATCTGCCTTCGGGGTCACCGTGTGTGCAGTCTCGCCCGGCTTGGTGTTCGAGTTCGGCTCGTCGGTAATGCCTTTCATGCCGTCCTTGAAGCCGCGAAGACCTTCGCCCAACCCCTTGCCGAGCTCAGGCAGCTTCTTGCCGCCGAACAGGAGGACCGCGACGACCGCGATGATGATGAGGTGTGATGGTTGGAATAGATCGCCCATGGATGCTCCCTGCTGGCGCCCTCACCTTGCGGAGGACACACGTTCTATTGTCGCACGTTCCGAAGAGTCTGAAGGCGCAAAGCATCGCCGGAGACAGGCTTCCGCTTTGCCGGTATATCCTTGAGAACGACGCACCGTTTCCGGCGCGCACTTAGGGTAACCACGCGCGCACAAGCGCCCCAAGCGAGGAAGATGCTTTTCACGAATCTGACGTCTGTTTCTTTTCCCCGGCGGATCGCCGGACGCTTTGCCAGCTTCGCTCTCATGGCGCTTCTCGCCGGCACACTTGCTTCCGCTCAGAGTTCCGACCCTGCCCAGCAGAGCAACCCGGCTCCGGGCACTGCTCCGATGCAGCAGCCCTCCAGTTCAAGCTCCAGCCAGTCGACTAGCTCCAGCGGCAGCCAGTCGGCCGGACAGGCTGCTCCCGGCACCGTTCCGATGAAGAGCAACCAGGCGGCCGCTGAACTCGCCCCGGGCAAGGGACCGAGCTATCAGAACCACTGGGATCTCTATGGCGGCCTTGCTTTCGCAAACGGACAGGCCGGCCAGAACCTGCCCAAGCGCTTCAACATGGGCGGCGGCGAAGGGCAGTTTACGTACTGGCTGACGCACAAGTTCGGCGTTGCCGCGGATTACCGCTTTGGTGCGGGCACCACGCCTGTGCTTCCAGTCGGCTCGGCCTACGGCCTTAATCGAGTGCTGGTCATGAACCACATCTTCGCCGGTGGCGTGCAATATCGTGGGCCGCGCAACCGCTATGTTGCCATCAATTATCACGGCTTCGTCGGGGGCGACTACGGCATTTTCGACCACGCAGTTCAAAATTACCCGGGCGGCAGCCCGGTGGCCGCATGCCCGATACAACAGCCCAACCAGAACTACAATCTCGGGCTTTACTGCAACCACGTAGCTCCATGGGGCGCGGTCGGCGGCAGCATCGACTTCAACCAGGGACAGAAGTTCGCCGTCCGCCTGTCCCCGGATCTGACGTTCGAGCACTTTGGCACCGAAACGCGCGAGTTCTTCGGGATCTCGCTCGGCCTGCTCTATCGCGGGGCGCGCTAGCGAGTCGCCTCCAGCCCTGAGCTACTCGTCGGAAGCTTCTCCCTCTTCAATCAACGAACTGACGCCCACAACATCGAACGTCATCGGCTGGCCGCCGGTCTGCTGAATCGTCGCGCGCATTGGCGTCCGCTGCCACTTCGACACCGCACACGCCGGATGGGGCGCGTCCGGCTGCGGCCACGCGCTTAGCTTCTGCTGCACCACTGCCTTGCGCGCGCCCAATTCGGCCACGACCGCAACCAGACCGCCCTTCGCCGTCGTTGCGATCCCGCAGTAGGCGGCGTAGTCGCGAAACCATACGACGTCGGAGACCTGCGAATCGAAGTCCGGCAGGTGCAGCGCGGTTACGTGTCCAGTCACGCGATCGACCATCAGCCACGGCCCGGGCTGCCACGTCCAGTGCACCGCTTCGCCAGGGAGGCCGTCGTTCAGGTGCAGAGCGCGTTGCACGACGAAGGTTCTGTCGGTGACTTCGTGGATCGGCCCGACTGTCCACTCGCGCTGCTTGTCGTCGACGACAAGCGGCCGCACATGCAGGCTGGTGGCATCATCGTCTTTGGTGTCGGGGGTCGCTTCCGGCGGCGTGTAGGGCACCTTGCGTGCGGCACCCAGAGCGACAGTGTGAACCTTCACCGCGTGGGCAATTGCGGGGCAAAGAACTGCAGCCAACAGCGGGGCAAACAGCGGCACAAGCGCCGGGCGAAACTTCTGCATGGCGCGAGCGTAGCAAGAAATCCTCGGGTGCGCGCTCACACGATGGCGGCATCAGCGCACCGCTGATCTCGGCTGCCGCTTCGACTGGATCGGGCCGTTCGATGTGCGACCCCTTGCAGTGTGTCGTCTAGCGACTTACCCTACTGGCAGCGGTTTCTCGCGGCGAGGTTGGTGCGAGCTGTCACCCCCGGCGCGCATCCCCCGGCCGGGCTTCCCTTCAGGGCCATTTTTCGATAGACTTACAAATGGTGTGTCTGTCTTGAGCCTGGCCTCTTGAACGTTCATGGGACGGGACCACCAAGTCAGCAAAAACCAGTCATTTGGGCGAGGGGCCGCTACGGTAACGGGCCCTTTCGAGGAGAGCGTTTGTCGAAGGAAGATGCGATTGAGGTAATGGCAACGGTCGTCGAGACCTTGCCCAACGCGCTGTTCAAGGTGGAGCTCGAGAACAAGCACCAGGTTCTCGCGCATATCTCCGGGCGCATGCGCAAGAACTTCATCCGCATTCTCCCCGGCGATCGCGTGGCCATCGAGTTGAGCCCGTATGACCTGAACCGCGGCCGTATCGTCTACCGCTATAGGTAGAGGTCGCAAGCTTCTAGCTCTTAGCTCCTAGCTGCTAGTCAGAAGCGAAAATTCAAAACTGCAACAGCTCCGCATTTAGAGCTAGAAGCTGAGGAATTATGAAGGTCCGTGCATCCGTAAAGCCGATCTGCGACAAGTGCAAGGTGATTCACCGTCGCGGTGTCGTTCGCGTGATTTGTGAGAACGCGAAGCATAAGCAGCGCCAGGGCTAGAGAACAGAAATCAGAGAACAGAGAACGTTTGTCGATCTCTGAAACCTGATCTCTAACCCGTCCACGCGGCCCCGCCGGGCGAGTTCGCCGAAGTCAAGGCGTGCGATGAACCCGGAGGAGGCGGAGATCCTGAGGATTTGCTCAGAGATTTAGGTCAGCCGCTCAACGATAACCTTTGCTCCCCGACAAGATTCCAGGAGCCACAACCGAAAGGCACACCATGGCACGTATTGCCGGCGTTGACCTGCCACCGAACAAGCAGGCACGCATCGCGCTCACGTACATCTATGGCATCGGCCAGGCCCGCGCCCTGAAGATTCTCGACAAGGCCGGCGTTGACCCGCACGCCAAGATGACCACGCTGG
The genomic region above belongs to Acidobacteriaceae bacterium and contains:
- a CDS encoding polyphosphate kinase 2 family protein, encoding MKLKSPYLVKPHTKVRLSQLPTDDMGGFSDKAAMDTATLAHTRKLDELQELFYASQSKGLLIVLQGMDTAGKDGAIRHIFAGVNPQGCNVASFKVPTQLEQRHDFLWRCHAEVPPKGMIVIFNRSHYEDVLSPFVHGHMSAKEAARHLDEINDWERMLSDNDVVILKFFLHISRDEQTRRLQERIDEKKKHWKFSPADFEERPFWPDYMRAYEDILRNTSKKHAPWFVVPSDHKAYRNVVISSVLVEAMERMKLKYPEPTFDPTGIRLEEETAAEAAKEVEKKVNPGVVSANEIPSGRK
- a CDS encoding twin-arginine translocase TatA/TatE family subunit, which codes for MGDLFQPSHLIIIAVVAVLLFGGKKLPELGKGLGEGLRGFKDGMKGITDEPNSNTKPGETAHTVTPKADEAPKPPTSV
- the infA gene encoding translation initiation factor IF-1, with the translated sequence MSKEDAIEVMATVVETLPNALFKVELENKHQVLAHISGRMRKNFIRILPGDRVAIELSPYDLNRGRIVYRYR
- the rpmJ gene encoding 50S ribosomal protein L36, whose protein sequence is MKVRASVKPICDKCKVIHRRGVVRVICENAKHKQRQG